The Azospirillum baldaniorum genome segment CGCGCGAGGGCGCCCAGGTACCGCTGCTCGACGCGCCGAACACGCTGCGGCTGAAGGCGACCAACCGCTGGGCGCACATCAACGCCCGGCAGCTCATGGCCGAGGCCAACCATTTCGTCAACGAGCAGAAGCTGCTGCGCATCAGCGTGCAGGTCGCCTTCCTGATCGAGTTCGCCGCCATCGGCCTGACCGCCCGCCCGCCGGAGCGCATGGCGGTGGAGCATCTGGCCCGCGTCCCGGCTTTCCTCGACGACCTGCTGCGCCGCCTCGACGACCTGGGCGAGCCGGGGCCGGCGGAGTCCGTTGCCAAGTCCTTGAAGATGATGGCCGAGCGGCTGCGCCTTCAGGCCGAATCAGGCGCCGTCGCGGCGGAGGAGCTGGAGCGCGTCCGCGCGCTGGCCCGCGACCTGATGCAGGCGGTGGATGCGGCCCGCTCCCTGGAGGCTATGATGGGGGAGGTCGCTGCCGCTGTGACCGGCTACCGCACCCGCCTGGAGCAGATGGCCCAAGCCAAGGCGGAGGCGGCCAAGGCGGAGGCCGCGCGGGCCGCCACGGTCGCGCCCGTGGCGAATGGCGATGCGGCGAAAGAGGCGGTCGGGTCGTGATCCCGCAAATGGTGAGCCGCTGAAGAAGGCCGGATCATCCAGGGTTGCGGCGCGTTGTCACCCTTGCCCCGTCGCCGCGCGCGAAAGCGTTGCGGTCAATATGAAAATTCGAATGTTCGGGGCTGGACGGAATCGGCCCGACGCGCAATGCTCGCGCGCAGGCCGTTGCGGCCAGAATGACGCCACCAAGACGCCACGACCGACAAACGCGGGGACCCCTGAATGAGCGATCTCGACCGGCTTGCCGAACGGCTTGGCATCGAGCCCTTCTACCATGACATCTGGGGCAACCGGCGCGAGACCTCCGACGCGACGAAGCGGGCCTTGTCCGCCGCCATGGGCTATCCCGCCGGCACCGGCGAGGAACTGGCGGCGAGCCTGCACGCGGTGGAGGACCGGACGTGGCGGCGCATGCTGCCCCCCGTCCTGGTGATCGACGAGGGCGCACCGCTCAACCTCGCCCTGGCCGTCCCGGCCGGTCTGGAGGACGCCGAGCTGACCTGGACGCTGACCGAGGAGGGCGGGCTCGCCCACCGCGCGTCGCTGCGCGTCGGCAACCTGCCGCTGGCCGAGCAGCGCGTGCTCGACGGCGTGGCCTACGAGCGGCGGACGGTTTCGACCCGCCTGCCGCCGACCCTGCCGCTCGGCTATCACCGGCTGTCGGTGGTGATCCGTCCCCAGGGCGTGGGTGGTACGCTGGAGGGTGGCACGGTGCTGATCGTCGCCCCGCAGCGCTGCCTGACGGTGGAGGACGTGGTTCCCGGCGGGCGGACCTGGGGCATCGGCCTCCAGCTCTACGCGCTGAAGAGTGGTGACGACTGGGGCATCGGTGACTTCGACGACCTCGGGCGCTTCGCCGAGACGGCGGCGGGGCTCGGCGCCGGGCTGGTCGGGCTCAACCCGCTGCACGCGCTGTTCCCGGCCGACCCCAACCACATCGGCCCCTATTCGCCGAGCAGCCGGACCTTCCTCAACAGCCTCTACATCGACGTGGAGCGGGTGCCCGAACTGGCGGCCACGCCGCACGCGCAGGCCCTCATCGCGTCGGAGGAGTTCCGCCAGCGGCTGGCCGCCGCGCGGGCGATGGAACTGGTGGACTATCCCGCCGTCTCCGCCTTGAAGATGCCGGTGCTGGAGGCGCTGCACGCGACCTTCCGTGCGCTGGGCGAGAGCGACGCGCGGCGCGAGGCGTTCGAGACGTTCCGGCGCGAAATGGGCGAGCCGCTGCGCCGCCATGCCGTGTTCGAGGCGCTGCACGAGCATTTCTACCGCCGCGACCCGTCCCAATGGATGTGGCGGACGTGGCCGCCGGCCTTCCAGCACCCGGACAGCCCGGAGGTGCAGGCCTTCGCCGCCGAGCAGGCCGAGCGGGTGGATTTCTTCGAGTATCTGCAATGGGAGGCCGACCGCCAGCTGGGCACGGCGGCGGAGCGCGGACGACGGGCCGGGCTGCCCATCGGTTTCTACCGCGACCTCGCCGTGGCGGCGCATCCCGGCGGGGCGGCGGCCTGGGGCGAGTCGGACATTCTGGTGCAGGGGGCCAACGTCGGCGCGCCGCCGGACCAGTTCAACATGAAGGGGCAGAACTGGGGCCTCGCCCCGCTGTCGCCGGTGGGCTTGCGCGAATCGGCTTATGGCAGCTTCATCGCCATGCTGCGCGCCAACATGCGCCACGCCGGGGCGCTGCGCATCGACCATGTGATGGCGCTGCAGCACCTGTTCTGGATTCCGGCGGACGGCAGCGACGGCGCCTATGTCGAGTACCCGTTCGAGGACCTGTTGCGGATCATCGCGCTGGAAAGCCGCCGCAATGGCTGCATCGTCATCGGCGAGGATCTCGGCACCGTGCCGGAGGGCTTCCGCCCGGCGCTGGAGCGGGCCGGCATCCTCAGCTACCGCGTGCTCTATTTCGA includes the following:
- a CDS encoding response regulator, encoding MPEYDYSLVDAAIIDTQSNTQRVLREVLARLGMKRAETYGSVRDAADMAAAATPDLILLDIDGEEAEALRLIRRLRNEPDTRNPYACIVATTWQPTPLLVMRVTNAGADDLLVKPVSPKQVQERLAALIESRKKFVVTADYTGPDRRKSPREGAQVPLLDAPNTLRLKATNRWAHINARQLMAEANHFVNEQKLLRISVQVAFLIEFAAIGLTARPPERMAVEHLARVPAFLDDLLRRLDDLGEPGPAESVAKSLKMMAERLRLQAESGAVAAEELERVRALARDLMQAVDAARSLEAMMGEVAAAVTGYRTRLEQMAQAKAEAAKAEAARAATVAPVANGDAAKEAVGS
- the malQ gene encoding 4-alpha-glucanotransferase, with amino-acid sequence MSDLDRLAERLGIEPFYHDIWGNRRETSDATKRALSAAMGYPAGTGEELAASLHAVEDRTWRRMLPPVLVIDEGAPLNLALAVPAGLEDAELTWTLTEEGGLAHRASLRVGNLPLAEQRVLDGVAYERRTVSTRLPPTLPLGYHRLSVVIRPQGVGGTLEGGTVLIVAPQRCLTVEDVVPGGRTWGIGLQLYALKSGDDWGIGDFDDLGRFAETAAGLGAGLVGLNPLHALFPADPNHIGPYSPSSRTFLNSLYIDVERVPELAATPHAQALIASEEFRQRLAAARAMELVDYPAVSALKMPVLEALHATFRALGESDARREAFETFRREMGEPLRRHAVFEALHEHFYRRDPSQWMWRTWPPAFQHPDSPEVQAFAAEQAERVDFFEYLQWEADRQLGTAAERGRRAGLPIGFYRDLAVAAHPGGAAAWGESDILVQGANVGAPPDQFNMKGQNWGLAPLSPVGLRESAYGSFIAMLRANMRHAGALRIDHVMALQHLFWIPADGSDGAYVEYPFEDLLRIIALESRRNGCIVIGEDLGTVPEGFRPALERAGILSYRVLYFERSADGGFKAPDEYPAGAMVTVTTHDLATFKGFWTNRDLDWRAKLDLYPDEAARNKDVWDRGVDRWWMLQALEREGLRPASYPNNEGSQPFSRELMEAVHRYLSRSPGRIAMVQIEDALGEVEQPNLPGTVDQHPNWRRRLGMPVEAMAGDEGLRRLAEAVRSERS